The DNA window GACAGACAATCCCAAgagtgaaacaaaataaaaagttaacgTTTATTTATGATGTTAACATAACACTTAAGAAAGTAAGGTAGCAGTTACAACATTTCACTTCCACTGAACTTTTGAACTGTTGTCCCATTCCTCAGCTGGGATCCTTTGGTTACAACTTGACTGCTTTCACCCAGCAATGAGCAGCTCTTCTTCACAGTTTAACTCATTCAGActtcctccttttccctctcAACTCCCCAGCTCCCAACTAACTTCTTAACATCTGTTTTCCAGCTGCAGCCCACCAACACATTCCATCAGCTCTCACTGGTTTCGACAGAGGCACAACCTAGCCTGCCTGTTTCACCACCATCTTCATTATTACAGGAAGTCAAGAACAAGCATATgactttctgtttgtttatttttcccaGTTAATTGGTTCATGCTCCAGAAAAGTAATTACCAATTGTCATAATCTGGCTTCTGCCACCCTGTTTGTTTATATTCCtatatttaaattgtttttattgagaCAAACTTTATCAACAGAGGCTTTTGTGTTTTCTAGAACACTGTCCCATGATGTTGGTCCAGAAAATTGAAACAAGTAGTATGCAGTATAGTAAATATTATATGCAGTGTTAACAAAtgtttaatacaccttaacaatTTACAAGTAGTTTTTAACTACTAGTTAAAAAGTGTGAGTATGACTATAGGCTGgttcagtgagaaagacagaattcCATATCTTTATTGAGCTGCAAAGAATATTCTTCACAACATTATTACGTTAGGTGAGTACAACTAAGCAGTCATACTCAGAATCCTACCAAAATCTATACAGtgggtatttattttaaataaaatgttcttatgattgcactgtaaggctGCAACTGTCCAACAGAGAAGATCCATGTGGCAAGACCTTAAATTTTTCATCTGTAGCAATTCTCTTGATATAACATGAAGTCCTTCAGGGCCGTAAGGATTAGATTCTTCCTAGATGTATTCATATACAATTGTGCTTTGTCCTTAGATTTTTGCACCATAGAGAGAGATGGGAAATTTTAAAGGCCATGCTCTTCCGGGGagtttttttctcctgtttggCTTGTGGTGGTCTGTGAAGTATCCCTTGAAGTACCTGTGTCgaaagaaaaagaacacttcTCCCCTTGGTTCCAAAGCAGGATTTCAGCGCTTAGAATTTACAGAGGGCATAATCAAAGCTACATTTGCTCTTATTGGTAAGTGGGTTTCTTTGCCTGTGTTTCAAGTAAATGTTGTTGGATTGAGCAATCTGTCTTTACAGAAGCAAAAAGGCAACAGTCTAAGCAGATCATATAtttgctgaattaaaaaaaaccctgaaggttGTAACACTAAATGAAATTATAGTGACAGATGATGCcagaaataattgtttgttctTGGGGAACATGATATAAAGCCGGAAATTTCCTGGGAAATAGTAGCATGGATTCAGCTTGTGGTTGAATTTTGTATCAATTTGGCCGCTTTTTATAGAAGACTTAAAGCATGATGTTTATAAAATTAATAGTCAATGCAAAAGGGTATTGGGAAATATTACATTCTATTTCATTATACCATTGATGAAAAACTCATCCCAGTTCATTAATATATCCAGGGCGCTTTTTTTTTGGTCACAGTATTCACTGATATTGAGTATCGGCATCTTTTCTTGAGACTCTCCCAAGGACTGAAGGGGGAATGGGTAGAACCTTCATATGagtaccatttaaaaaaataacaacacgCTGAATAGAACAAATTTTCAACACGGcccaatctgtggatacttaaatccagagttTGGAGCCACGAATAGAGAAAACAGATCTGTCTACAAATCTGATAAtagtttcaaggtttttttttaaatctgaaatgtaaaaacaaacacTGGGGTTAACCCTCCAACTAATAGAATCCATGGCAGCAACCACCTAGCAATTTGCAACCACACATTTTGCATGATTCATGCAGGACTGGCTGCTTGCAACTTTTCAACAGCAGCCAACCATGAAAACCAGTATGGTTTATatgttagagtttcagactaggatctgggatgcACAGATTCAAACCTCCACTCTATCATAGaatcttgctaggtgaccttgggccaatcacacactctcagcctaatccatctcacagggttgttgtgaagataaaatagaagaggggcCACAGTATGGAGAAAGACTAgttataaatgtagtaaataactGATAAATATAGCTTAAATTGAGGGGCCAgataaaaggtggggggggggagtggggaaggaagcagggaCAGGTGAGTATATAGGGgcaaggaggagggaaatataAAATACTGTGGAAAGGGGGTTACAAAGAAAACTGATGCATATGCAGAGAGTgtatgactgatccaaggtcaccgagtgagcttccatggcagaatagggattcaGACATGGATGTCTCAATTGCTAATCCAACACTATAgctcctacaccacactggtttcaaTGCttaggctgtgactagcccaagatcacccagctggcgtgtgttggagttcaccggctaatctgaattccccagataagcctccacagctcaggcggcagagcggggaatcaaacccggttcctccagattagaatcacctgctcttaactatgccactgctgctcccaaatacATCAGCATAGACAAATTTGTCTATACATCAGCATAGACAAATACATCAGCATAGATATCATCACCATGACGAGAAATTTAAATAGGGTAGTTCCTTAGATAATAATCCAGAATGTGCTCCTCATAATTTTACACGCAGGTATGATAGCTGAGCAGTTTGTTCCTGATGGACCTCACCTGAAGCTATATAATTATGAAAAGAAACAATGGGATCACCTCATGAACTGGCAGCATGCTACCATGTATCTCTTCTATGGCATCTCAGGGCTGGTAGACATTGTGGCTCATAGCACTAATGTGTTACCAGTGGCCATGGACCGGATGATGCTTTCGCTAGCAGTTTTTGTGGAAGGTGAGTTTCGTGTACTGCTTGTGATGACATTCTTTTCTGAACCCAGATGAAACTGGGAAAGATATTCATTAGGCTAACAATGTTATGTATGAGAAAAGAGATGCATCAAATGGCAGAACAGTCTCTTTGTTCCCTTCAACCATTTTATAACTTTTGTTCTTAACTTGCCCCCACTTGTGCCGTTCTGATTCAGGCACAGTTATCCATACAATGGTCAtttccagactggattactgtaattcactctatgcTGGACTTCCCTTgaggctgatctggaaactgCAGTTGGTCTAGAATACAGCAACAAGGGTTCTTATGGGAACTCCTATAAGATTGTACATTTTTCCTGTGCTGTGCCAACTGCACCAGGTAGTTAAGATCTTACCATCTTGCCTCCccttgcctccccttccccttttcatttACTGCCTTTTTACCAtacctttttccttccttcccctccctatcattgccttccccttttcttttccctgtttTCTCAGCTTATGCTGAGTTAGCCAGATAATTAAATTTTATCCCCTGTTGGAGAGTGCAATGAAGACTGAAACAGAGAAAGGAATTTCCCCCAAACttgtttattttgaaataattgtAATTATTTGATTGTCTGATTTTAAATTATCTAAATTGTCCTATTGTATTATAAATTGATTATTGACTGTGAGTATTATGTTGGATGAGATATGTTATATCAATTAcgtgtaagctgtcctgagccctggacagtaataaataacattaatagGAATAGGTTTTGGACTGCAGATATTGTCAAGTACAAGAATGCTTGTCTGTCAAAACTTTTATGCTGTGAGGTTCACTCTTCTTCAACCCTTGTCTGCTttaatttaggattttttaaaatgagtacATGATCAAAATACCAAGCAATGGATCTGTGTCTCTTTCCATCATACTTTCTTTACACAAGCAGTTTAGCCTTTCTCCTTCTAGAAGTTTTTACCACAACCATTATACCTGACTGTCTTTGTATGAAAATACATAACACTGTTATGTCTACTGTTAGACATAAAGGCAAGTGGATTCTCCTCTCCCTTAGAGGTTGTGCAGATTTGAACACTTCTTGACATCACTAATCATGATGCTCACTCTTGAGCTACTTGATACACAATTAAACCTGTGTGGTTTATAATCAGAGAATCCTGTTCAATAAGGAAATCCAAGAGAAAAATCTTGATTCCTCTCATTCAATTACCAGGTTTTCTGTTTTATTACCATATTCATGGGCGAGCCATGTTGGATCTCCATGTTCATCAGTTACTCTTAGTAGCCATCTTTGGAGCAGCAATCTGCATATTCCTGGAAATCTTCTTTCGTGGTATTATAGTCCTTGAGATGTTGCGAACGAGCCTCTGCATTTTGCAAGGGAGCTGGTTTTGGCAGGTGAGTCACTGGACACTCCATTGACCAATGTTTGAACccaagccttcctccaacttaaataGCTCTTCCTTCAACTGAAGAGCCACTGAAGTTGAAGGAAGCTCCTCCTTAGCCTAGGGTAGCCCAATATGTCCTGGTTTGTTATGATCTCAGGAAAACACTGAGTTAATTATTTTGGAGAAAAGCAAATCAGAAGCTGGGAAATACAATTCCTTGAGGAGCAGGCTCAACAGATCAGACTtttaaatattataaaaataGACTGGCCCTAATATGGAGAAATTTAGAGTCACTAATATGCCATTACCTCAAACATGGCCCTATAATATAACCAGTTCTACCACCTGATTGGACTGTAACATGCTCTAGATTCATGTGTCCTGGAAGTAACCTGGCTTACCCActctggagggagggggcctggcatctggtcatgacccacccaccctggggggagggagagagaggaatagaatagaatagaatagaatagaatagaatagaatagaatagaatctttattggccaagtgtgattggacacacaaggaatttgtctccggtgcatatgctctcagtgtacataaaagaaaaatacatttgtcaagaatcataaggtacaacacttaatgattgtcatataggtctagtaagcaatcaggaaacaatcaatagtaatgaaaacataaaatgtaaaatcataaaataaatgaaatgaaatgtcagcacaggctatagtcatacagtcataagtgggaggagatgggtaataggaatgatgaaaaagtagtgcagtaattatataataaatatataataaatagtttgacattatcgagggaattatttgtttagcagagtgatggcattcgggaaaaaactgttcttatgtctagttgttttaggagaaggggagggggaagaaatgtAGGTAGAAgtaggagaaggggagggggaagaaatgtTTGCAATATGTCATTTTTTACTTAGCAAAAGGGGTTAGTGTGCAGTTTTCATGCTTCTCCTTGTACAAGGAACCTACAACATGAGGAAATCTTCCAGTCCATCCAAGCATTCTCTGTGAAAATTCGCTCTCATATATCTGCCATCCAATTCCTGAATACTTATACATTAAGTTCTAGGGCCATTCATTGTGTTTTCTACTTGCATATATGTTTAGTAGTTATCTGCAGCTATGTACATTTGTATCCATATTTTATTATAGCTAACTTTTGAGTGCAGAGGTTCACTGAGGCTGTAAGACTAAAATCCTGTATGCATCATAAAACACAGGATAATTTGAAATGTAACTGTAAATTAACCTTCCTGCTTGGCCATCAAAAAGCTGAAAAACACAATAGAAGTGCATTCAAAAACCCTGTTTCCCTGATGTTGGGAATCTGACAAAATGGCCTTTATGATGCATGTGAACAAGCATTTAAGTGGCTTTCATGAAAGCCTAGGTTAAGCCTATAAGAGAAGGAAATCACTGGCAACAGAAAAAAGCATCATATAGGAGAAAATAGGCTTTTAAATTGGAATTAGGTTTAAAAGTGGTCTAGACAGTATAATGATTTTGCCCTAGAAGGAAGTTTTTCAATCACTACAATTTTGCTTCAAGAGATTCTGTGTGGAATCTGTGGGTATGACAGAAAACACCCTTAATGTTCTTTAATTACTGTAAAAGTTTCCTGAACAGGTCATTCATCTACAGAGATAGGGGTGAGGGCTTGTGAGAGAAGTAGACAATTTTGCAGGTGAGATGGGTGAAGAAAGATGAGGAGCAGCTGTTAAGGTTGATGGAACATGAAGCACTGCGCTTTTGCATCTCTCTGCAGAACCGATGCTATTGAGTGCCTCCATTTATATGCTGCATGTGAATAAAGCAAAACCTAACTGTCTACCATCATGTTGTTTCAAGGAAGCCAAGTTTGATTGCACACTCCTTGGAACTTTCTGCCTATGAATCACCaagcaatatattttttttatgaCTGGCCTCTTAAACTTGAAGACCCACCATATGTACTTGGAGCAAAACAAGTGCTAAAATTAGAATGTCTTATAATACAAACACTTACGCAAATACCCTAATACCCTCTATTATTTTGACCAAAATAACTTCTGTCCAGTGCATCCAAGGACAAACTCCATCGGGATCTAATGACTGGGAAGACAGTTGTACAGCCTGATGCCATGCAGTTCATTTAAAGTAAATTTTGCAGCCCACACTGCAGCATGTTTGCATAAGGTTGCAGCCCTAGACTTGGGCcgttgggccgtttctgcatggccagaggcagctgcttcccaccggcttaaatgaagacagtggagcatcgggaccgttcgcacggtctCATGCGGGCAATCCTGACGCTGCCTGCAGGTGTGAGGAAGACACgtacctttgcttcctgtgcagctccagactgctggaaagacacgcccacgctgccctccaaccccccgggggttggagggcagtgtgggcgtgtctttccagctgtctggagctgcacaggaagcaaaggtaagtgtcttcctcacaccAGAGGGGCTAAAAGCAGCGGCCTTAATTTTTTTTGACAAGCCTCCTTGGCTTTCCTGTCCTGCATATATATATGCAGTAATacttgacttatggtgaccttgtagggttttcaaggtaagagacattcacagGTTGTTTgctattctctccctcccttggtagtctcctttccaaatattagccagggccgATCCtccttagcttccgagatctatCAAGATCATCTGGAATATCCAGGTCAGGCATCAGTAATTACAATAGCACAATATCCAGTGCTGTCTGGATCCTGTCTTCATTACTATGTGTGGtggagaatattttttttaatttttttaatttttggactTTTACTCTACCCCTCCCCAATATTGTTTAGCTTCAATACAATATGTATACAGCATGATTTGGCAAGGAAGGCACTAGTGTAAATTCAACTGTGTAGAGTTTCTTTAGGAAACTGATTTAGCTCCTATTAATGCAATATGTTTTGGAAAGGAAAGTGACCCCCATGTTCAGTGCCATGGAGGAATTCAGTGTTGCATCCCCTTTATCAGAAGATTCCTTTACCATGAAAAGACTTTTACCTTCTTTTTAAGTTCCATGAAAATTCTCATTAAAAGCTTTTAAGTAAACTAAAAATGTCAAAATTGCTTTCCTTGACTCTTTTTTCAGCTTAATATTAGAAAATATATAAGTATTGCTTGAAAAATGCAGCTAGTCATTTTACATTTAGATTTAAAATCGGACATTTATCGTTTTAGGCAAGGTTCGTCGGGCACTATAGCATAGTGAGATGCATCCCAGGAAAAGGTAGTTATGTGGTCTCTCTCACCCAGTCCACAATCTGTGCATAGCTGTTCCCTGCTAACTCTGGACTGATGACTGTAATATGAACCACATGGACCCATATGTTCTGTACAGGTTGGATGCTTTTAAACACTGTAGAATACACATTTGGGCACACTGTTGCTTTAAATGATACCGGTACAGTTTACTGTTTATGGCCAAAGACCATTACAATCAAATAGTCGCAATGACCAACAATACAATCAAATGTAGCTTCAAAACAGATAAAATCAAATACAGGAATTGCCCAAATCAGAAGCAGTTTGGCATGATTCAGGAACTGCTTTTTGGCTTCCTTTGCCATCTTTTTTGGAGGGTGACacccctgaaaaataccaataaggtattttggGTGGGGCGGTCGGGTTGGCTTTTGCCTAGTGCACAGCCCTATTCTTGATAGAAAGAACAATATAATACATAATGAGGTAGGTCCTCAGGTTCTGGATCTCCACAAAAACAAAGGTGAGAGACCATCAGCGTTTGGGCTTAGTGTCTAAGGCTGTTTGCATAGTTTGAAATCTAACTGATGTAAGAGCTACCCTGAGATTTTATGAGTATTGTACCTTAATCAAATATGAGGTGCTGTCATGGTCCCTTTTGAAAAATTTAAACCAGAGGGAAAACGTCTGTCGGATGTGGCATCAGATCTTCTAGACATTCTGTCATGGATGGTAAAGCCTGGTATAAGTACACTTTGGGTATCCCTCAAGGTGGAGTAACAAATAAGAATGTTGCTATAGAATAATGCCCTGGTGTTTTAAAGCATCACCTCACAACTAAGTTTAGCAAGTAAATTGGTGGGATCTTTATGTTGCCCTCTCCAATATTTTACTATGGCAACATGCACATGAGCTTGAATTGAGGGTAGGCTAATTTCTGACCATATCAAAGCTGCATGAGTCTCTTCCAGTAAAGCTAGGATCCTCCTCAGAAAGTCATTTTGGATTGGTTCCAGATTAGATATCAGGTGTTCATTTCAGCCCTAGACTTCAGTACCATATAGGTATAAAATTTAACTTTTCTAAATAGATTAACGTCTTAACCTTTTTTGATTTCACAGATTGGATTTGTACTTTATCCTCCAAGTGGGAGTCCAGAGTGGAACCAAATGGATCACAATAATGTGATGTTCCTTACAATGTGCTATTGTTGGCATTATGCATTTGCACTTCTTATAATGGCTGTGAATTATGCTGTGGTCAGCTGGTAAGCTAATTGTACTTCCGAATTGCTGTTTCTAGGAGCTCCATTTAAGGTTTTAAAATGAACTTGGTTCATTTTATCCCCTGCCACAGCAAATGCAGAGGGTTATAAAATGACAGAAGGCATGTGGAAGAACTCTACCAGAGACAGCATTATATGATTATATTCATCTTTGCACTGAACCTGTGGGTTTTCGAACAGGTAATTGGGCTTAGCCTATGGTCTATAAGATAAAACAAAGTTTTAACATTTGCAAAgatgtattaattttatttacaagCTAACAAGGCTCTTCTCATTCTTCCAGGAAAGATAGCAACTTCTCAAACTTCCTTAAGGCTCTACTGGGTACCTTGCCTAATATGAACCAACATTCACCAGAGCTGGACTCTGGGTCCTGTTTGGAACATCAGAATGTAGTCATAAAACAGAAGCATTATGACAAAACTCATGAGAATGTGCACCATTCTGTCATTCCTGAATAACTTACAGCTATCCTATAAATATCTGGGATTAGGGGTATGGATTGCTGTGGCAAAAAGAGTGATCTTGTGAGGTTTTGCACATTGTGCATCCGCAGTTCACAGAATCCTATCTGCCAGTAGAGACAGAAGCAAGAGATTGTGGCAGTTCTGTTCCTGATTCATATTCTAGTGTGGTTAATTGGTGTATTTTATCACTGCATCGTAGGAACAAGGTTTCTGCTCTTCTTTCAAATAAAGTTGACTCAATTGAATCCAACCATGATGCTCCTACAGTGAATATCACCTTCTAGGATTCACTTGCAGAGAACTATTTTCCCACCCTTTATCAGATGTTCCTATCTCTTATCAAACTAACAAAATGCCCAGTGTTACAACAGGGGGAATGTGTGTAGAGGGAGGGTCTGGATATTACAAatatcagcagacttaaagcgGAGCTTcttagagtagagaagaaggtctagtagtcttcctgcactcactgcagcctcctatctcttaggaaaagaaaactgtccacgcaagatgttctttccaataggaaggttttacttaacagttgcaaggttacacaagactatactagataagactataatgctatacagaacacttcagcaatactatAACACTAGGACTAGACTTGAAgacta is part of the Sphaerodactylus townsendi isolate TG3544 linkage group LG04, MPM_Stown_v2.3, whole genome shotgun sequence genome and encodes:
- the TMEM45A gene encoding transmembrane protein 45A, whose protein sequence is MGNFKGHALPGSFFLLFGLWWSVKYPLKYLCRKKKNTSPLGSKAGFQRLEFTEGIIKATFALIGMIAEQFVPDGPHLKLYNYEKKQWDHLMNWQHATMYLFYGISGLVDIVAHSTNVLPVAMDRMMLSLAVFVEGFLFYYHIHGRAMLDLHVHQLLLVAIFGAAICIFLEIFFRGIIVLEMLRTSLCILQGSWFWQIGFVLYPPSGSPEWNQMDHNNVMFLTMCYCWHYAFALLIMAVNYAVVSWVIRSKMKQAPAMEIGLLKMSERDQESEDEI